The proteins below come from a single Candidatus Planktophila dulcis genomic window:
- a CDS encoding DMT family transporter encodes MSEAQKATVHNHTELPARPDLIRLIIGIFGIGSSGPLIALSAMPVPTLIFWRNLGGSLMTLPFALRHKLDRTGVKWAVLAGIVLAVHFVGFFLSMRMTSVTAGTAIVATQPIFAAFFVKLTGGHIPTKAWLGMLISFTGVLVVTGIDLQLDRRSFLGDLAALISGALAAAYMLIGSRAQQTLATTSYTTICYFVCAMTALPMALLSGYDIVGFALREWWILLGLIIGAQILGHTMFNMTLKRVSPAVVSMIVFFEVPVAAIVSLVFDIGKQPTLSIIPGVILILLGCILVVLRTRPESVMTEQ; translated from the coding sequence ATGTCCGAGGCCCAGAAAGCAACAGTTCATAATCACACTGAGCTGCCCGCACGACCTGACCTCATTCGCCTGATTATTGGCATATTTGGAATTGGCTCATCTGGCCCTCTCATCGCCTTGAGCGCCATGCCTGTTCCGACCTTAATTTTCTGGCGCAATCTCGGCGGCTCTCTCATGACTCTTCCATTCGCTCTTCGCCATAAATTAGATCGCACTGGTGTGAAGTGGGCGGTATTAGCTGGCATCGTGCTTGCAGTTCACTTTGTTGGATTCTTCCTCTCGATGCGCATGACGAGCGTGACTGCTGGAACTGCAATCGTTGCAACGCAACCAATCTTTGCTGCATTCTTCGTCAAACTTACTGGTGGACATATTCCAACGAAAGCCTGGCTTGGAATGCTCATCAGTTTCACTGGAGTACTTGTTGTAACAGGTATCGACCTTCAACTCGACCGCAGATCATTTCTTGGAGACCTTGCAGCGTTGATTTCAGGAGCGCTTGCTGCCGCTTACATGTTGATTGGTTCACGTGCTCAGCAAACGCTTGCAACCACGTCCTATACGACTATTTGTTATTTTGTCTGCGCAATGACGGCACTTCCCATGGCACTCTTATCCGGATATGACATTGTCGGCTTCGCTCTACGCGAATGGTGGATCTTGCTCGGACTCATCATCGGGGCTCAAATTCTGGGTCACACAATGTTTAACATGACCTTAAAGCGCGTGTCACCTGCAGTAGTTTCCATGATTGTCTTCTTTGAAGTTCCTGTCGCAGCGATTGTGTCGTTGGTTTTTGATATTGGTAAGCAACCAACCCTGTCTATTATTCCTGGCGTGATTCTTATTCTTCTTGGATGCATACTTGTTGTCTTGCGTACTCGACCAGAAAGTGTGATGACAGAACAATGA